ccgactaataaaATTTCGCAGGAAAAATCCCGCTCCTCTTCTCCTTCTCACGCCACACCTCCCCTTTCTCCTTCCCTTTGTatttttcttttccaacttcATTATACTTGAACATTCTCACATGTTCTAAACAAAAAACACCATTATCATACTTTTCTAAGCTAATTTTCATCATAAATCACtcatttctactccaaatttcataaggattacatatttggaatcctctcttcatttccaacatcctagtatgttttaatttcaatttccctaaatttattttgtccaccatttttagggttttgattattagtgcttataattgtgtttttattgtttatttaggtgaagatttagaagacgagtttggagactcgtatatagttgaagatagtggctagttgcacattagggtttggtgttcaaggtgctagttgctcattttgttgctaaaggtaacatatttcgagttactcgacgaattaatgtcacattctttgctttttgtatgattttgtgaatgttatttgagtggtttatttcacatgaaaatatgtgttaaattcatatcttttgtatgtttaagttcacatattagtatggaaatgaaatgggaatgattaattgatgcttaaaacgatgttaaaatgaacaaaaacggagaaacggagaaaagggggtggcggcccagcaggcccggcaggcccacgacaggccctgggttggcccgggtcggccctttgcttgtttcgcggtttttcatgcgttgttcgtcgtttcgggcgtATTAATgatatatttagtataagtaacatgtgggtagtcttatgaaatgaataatgttagtagtaaatataatgttgatggtgaaGTTATGCTTATtttggtagttggcacatgttaggataggttttaatatgaaattgtaatgaataggcttaaaatgaattttatagcgataattgtaatgtttggatgattatgccgaaaactgagccttagtccctttgactgaatcgatgttagtcaattgtgtgattggtcagccgcgattgaacccgtacctgtcgcagggctggggttgcgggtaaaaattcggttggatgaaattatagTGTGAATTGGATAactggccttattcttgttttaggccatttattatgtttttatttcacatatgttgttggttgatttgaatggtttcttatgttgtagaaacggccctagattccctgaaacctttaatattgttaatattgcttgaaatggaatttggtattgaatacttcttgcaggttgttgtgtttgtcatagatacgcctttatagtctttgacgagtatatgttcactgcttaatagcctttgtgttcctgacttggtgggattatatccaagttagggcatgacctcgttacttattttgagggtaagtggtcagcttaagtactagccaaccctttggtggactccttagggtactcactttgttttagaaaaattgtgggtcttgggtgcggtggtgtgtatccgcatgtctaggtctcatgcagatttaggactagggttgtgttgtgtcttggccatgttttgatagaacctctgagccaagataccggttcgattaccttccctacctcgtggtatagactcgagttacagagtgactattgacggtgctaagaacttatgcctgtctttgatatattgtcctttcttgtatggtgattttatgaattgtaataggtgagatgcaagccggttacaattgataaagtttggattactgcttgttatatgtttcacatgatagtttaatttggtcagtttagtgttcatatgttagaatacttgataattagattatttgtgatgttgtttacatgttacattacatgttacatttaatatgacatttcgtggctgggaggactcgaagttactccccactgaattgtggctttcgtgtttgtataaaatgcgattgacaggttggtgatgattagatggggtacacggacgagctagtgagcaaaataaccttggacttagtttggttatagtTTGTAGTAAACCTTATGacatatggttgtgtttatattttgaagggacatatgtctccctctcttactttggtttgtatcactttattctcgcgactttatttatgttatgtaaattagtttgttagtatttgcaggttttggcactcttcatttggaaatgtttgtgaatggtttagaaaagttttaaaaattacaggtttcatctagttgaaccatttacaaacatatcctgtcagtttttctgtagaatttacgtgtttatttaacgctaaaaatgagggtgtcacagtctTAGACCCGGTGGGAGTTTTACTCTGTAATGTCCATTCTCTTACGTAATGGTATACCGACTATAGTCTCATATGAATATATATCCCGTTGGTGGTAGACATATAATGTTTTTGGGATATCGGGTTGGTCCCTGATAGATAATATTTGTTTTCTGGTAAGCATCGTATTGGGCAATATAAGTTGTTGATTTCCTATTGAATAAAGGATATGACATAAGGCCGGTGGAGGGaactggagtcatactcagcctgtggctGATCCCGTTATGTTTATAAATTTTTTTCAAGTTTCTGTGCTGGGAATAAGGAGGGGTGAGTTTTGACGATGTTGACAGTTTTTACTTTTCGGAGAAAGATATGTAATAAGACAAACTTGTGCCATATTGTAAATTAGCCTTGTATTTCCCTTTTGAGAAAATACGGCAGTAACGTCTCTGTAAAATAGTTTTTTTTATATATCACTTTGTAAGGTTCCGCTGTATAATATCTAATGGTACAGTTTGTACACCCCTTTTGTATTTATAATGGCTACTTTAAAAAGTGGGGCGTTACAtattggtatcagagctaaggttaaaactaattaaaaattAACTGAGAGAAGGGTAGACGTTAAGGGTAatattattcatattattattACCATATTTTCTGTATATTTGTGTATACGTTATactaatattaattttaatgttATATTGTTTTAGAGAACATGGTTTTGCCATTGGACCTAGCCATGGGGCCACATGACCGAGTTGCACCACACGTGGATCGCGTCAGACGATCGCTCGGGGACCATAATTATTTATTTCCTCATAACCACTTGACTGAACCTTATAAAGCAAATTGTCTTATTCAAGCCCTTCCCAATGTATCTCCGTGGGAACATTTCAAGAAGAAATATGCCGACCTTTTGATACACGGACTCCCAAACTATAATAGATATCTACGTCGGGGTACCTATGATGTATGGGTTCCAACTTTTGAAGACTTGGCTAGGGAACTTATTATATTTGAGGAAAATGACATTATCGAGATACCTGATGATGTGATTTCTATAGACAGTTCTGATGAGGATGAGGAAGTGGAACCACAGGAAGAGGAAGAACCAGAGGAAGAAACCGCTTCCTCTGAAAATGATGGTTAGAACTGTAGTTTAAATGGACTTCAGGGGACTGTAATAAAGGGTATAACTTTTTTGTATGGGACTTGTATATTATATGTGTAGTTAtagatatgtatgtatatataataATGTGATATAGTACATGTAGAATAAGGTGTAATATAATAATGTGTAATATATACATATATAAGTAGTTTGTTTATAATAACTAGGAGTGTGATGACTTACTCTTTGTGTCTTATAGGATGTCTCAATTTCACAGTATCGATATTAACCAACCTGCCCCCAATGAGCACACAGATATGAGTAATTTCGCAGCAATTGTGGCTGATGCTATAAGAAACAATAATTCCCATAATGAGGAAGAAAGTGCTAAGTTTTTTAAGAAGATGGCGTGTTATAATCCTAAGACTTATGATGGAAAATTGGACCCAGTAGAATTTGAAAACTGGTTAAGAAGTTTTGATAAGCTTTTCGAGGCTGTACGGTGTCCGGAGACATGGAGGGTAGGATTTGCGGTGTATTATTTGGTTGGACAAGCCGATTTATGGTGGGAAACCGTAAAAGAAAGAAGCTATGAAGAAGGATTTAACTGGGCTAAGTTTAAGGAACATATGAGGTCGAAATTTTATCCTCCATCGCTTAGGAGACAGAAAGAGGATGAGTTTAATAAGTTGGTACAAGGGTCACTGTCTGTTACTGCGTACGCGTCAAAATTCATGGAATTATCTCGATTTGCTCCGCATATGGTGGCAACTGAGGAATTGAGAATGAACAGTTTTGAGAAAGGACTAAAGTGGGAACTTCGTGATAGACTATCCACCCACACCTGTTTAAATTATCAAGATATGTATGATAAGGCGACCAACGCAGAGAGAATAATGAATGAAAAGGAGAATGAACAAGTTGGGAGCAAAAGGAAGTTTGAAAAAGACAGAGTCACTGGAGGAAATCTTTATAAACAACCCCATTTAGGGTTTAGGAGAAACCCATTTAATCAGTTTCAGGGAAGAGATACGAAGCTTTTCTGTATAAGATGTGGTCGCGACAATCATATCGTTACTTAATGTAAATATCCTACTTTCCGATGTTATGAATGCGGAAGCCCAACCCATAAAAAGAGGGATTGTCCGCAGCTTAAAGCACCTAACTTCAGTAATGCCACTACTTCTAATGCACGTGTGCCTCAAAAACCGCAAGGGCAACAAGTGCAAAAACCGGGTCCAACTCGAGGAAAGTGTATGTAATGAATTCCCAGGAGGTGGAGTCTTCTGACGACGTGGTTACGGGTAACATTTTTCTCAACTCTACTCCTGTTAATGTCTTGTTTGATACTGGAGCATCATATTCATTTGTATCACATTCTTTAAGTAAAAGGCTGCATTTAAAACCCCAGAACCAAGAACTAAGACTCCCAATTGGACTACCCACAAGGGAAATAATATCCTGTACCACATTATTTAGAGACTGTGTTTTGACAATAGAGGGGAATCGCTTCCTAGCCGATCTTATCCAGTTTAACCTACAAGATTTTGATATTGTATTAGGAATGGATTGGTTTAGGAAGAATCATGTGATGGTAGACTGTCATGAGAAATCGGTGACAATTATGAGAACAGATGGAGAGAAAATACTTTTTGGAAGTAACCAGACCCGTAAGGGAAATAGGATTATATCCTTGTTAAAAGCTCTAAAGTTGTTACGCCAAGGGTGTAAGGGATACTTATGTGACATCGGTAACCCATCAGAGTCTGAGCTGGTTATAACTAATGTACCGGTTGTAAATGAGCTTTCGGATGTTTTTCCTGAGAACATTCCCGAAATGCCCCCACACCGTGAAATAGAGTTTCCGATTGAAGTAGTACCTGGAAGTACACCAATTTCTAAGGCTCCTTATAGAATGGCTCCTGCAGAACTAAAGGAATTAAAGGAACAACTAGATGAATTGTTGTAAAAGGGATACATAAAACCTAGTAcctcaccttggggagcaccggtACTGTTTGTCAAAAAGAAAGATGGAAGTTTGAGATTATGTATAGATTACAGAGAACTTAATAAAGTCACTATAAATAATAAATATCCTATACCTCGTATATATGACCTTTTTGACCAGTTGCAAGGTTGTGCTGTTTTCTCAAAAATCGATTTGTGTTCGGTATATCATCAATTAAGGATAAAACCGGAGGATTTTCCGAAAACCGCTTTCAGAACTCGTTATGGACACTACGAGTTCACAGTTTTACCTTTTGGACTCACTAATGCTCCAGCAGTTTTTCTGGACCTAATG
The Silene latifolia isolate original U9 population chromosome 11, ASM4854445v1, whole genome shotgun sequence genome window above contains:
- the LOC141614372 gene encoding uncharacterized protein LOC141614372 produces the protein MNSQEVESSDDVVTGNIFLNSTPVNVLFDTGASYSFVSHSLSKRLHLKPQNQELRLPIGLPTREIISCTTLFRDCVLTIEGNRFLADLIQFNLQDFDIVLGMDWFRKNHVMVDCHEKSVTIMRTDGEKILFGSNQTRKGNRIISLLKALKLLRQGCKGYLCDIGNPSESELVITNVPVVNELSDVFPENIPEMPPHREIEFPIEVVPGSTPISKAPYRMAPAELKELKEQLDELL